In Prunus dulcis chromosome 1, ALMONDv2, whole genome shotgun sequence, the following are encoded in one genomic region:
- the LOC117613910 gene encoding novel plant SNARE 13 — protein MASNLPMSPQLEQIHGEIHDNFRALANGFQKLDKIKDSNRQSKQLEELTGKMRECKRLIKEFDREIKDEESRNPPDVNKQLNDEKQSMIKELNSYVQLRKTFMNSLGNKRVELFDMGAGVSEPTADDNVQMASAMSNQELIDSGTKTMDETDQVIERSKKVVEQTIEVGTQTAVTLKGQTEQMGRIVNELDTIQFSIKKASQLVKEIGRQVATDKCIMLFLLLIVIGVIAIIVVKIVHPGNKNIRDIPGLAPPAARRLLSLSTLQQFE, from the exons ATGGCCAGCAACTTGCCGATGAGTCCTCAGTTGGAGCAGATCCATGGTGAAATCCACGATAATTTTCGAGCCCTCGC AAATGGCTTCCAGAAGCTGGATAAGATCAAAGACTCCAATAGACAAAGTAAACAGCTGGAAGAACTTACAGGAAAGATGAGGGAATGTAAAAG ATTAATCAAAGAGTTTGACCGTGAAATCAAAGATGAGGAGAGCCGAAATCCTCCTGATGTGAATAAACAACTCAATGATGAGAAGCAATCTATG ATCAAAGAGCTGAATTCATATGTTCAATTGAGAAAAAC GTTTATGAATAGCCTCGGAAACAAGAGAGTCGAACTCTTTGATATGGGAGCAGGAGTTAGTGAACCAACTGCTGACGACAATGTTCAAATGGCTTCAG CTATGTCAAATCAAGAACTAATCGATTCTGGGACGAAAACAATGGATGAGACAGATCAGGTCATTGAACGCTCTAAAAAG GTTGTCGAGCAAACAATTGAAGTGGGAACTCAAACTGCAGTTACCTTAAAGGGCCAA ACTGAACAAATGGGCCGCATTGTGAATGAGCTGGACACAATTCAGTTTTCAATTAAGAAGGCCTCCCAGCTGGTGAAAGAGATTGGTAGACAG GTGGCAACAGACAAGTGTATcatgctttttcttttgcttattGTAATCGGTGTAATAGCAATTATTGTTGTGAAG ATTGTGCACCCTGGCAACAAAAACATCCGGGATATCCCTGGATTGGCACCACCTGCTGCAAGGAGGCTTTTGTCACTGAGTACTCTGCAACAGTTCGAATAG
- the LOC117614460 gene encoding structure-specific endonuclease subunit SLX1-like translates to MGQRRKIGSEIPETLIAEEQEAEEGRFFACYLLSSRSPRYKGHTYIGFTVNPRRRIRQHNGEIAQGAWRTKRKRPWEMVLCIYGFPTNVSALQFEWAWQHPTVSKAVRQAAASFKSPRGLVSKIKLAYTMLTLPPWQSLNITVKFFSTQYTKHSAGCPRLPEQMKVKVCSMDELPSCTKPSDDLLENEDEWCHERECDEDMNSSTLPEETLLDFRTHNSADDQQSDSGIRMNE, encoded by the exons ATGGGGCAGAGAAGAAAGATTGGTTCAGAAATCCCAGAAACCCTAATCGCGGAGGAgcaagaagcagaagaaggaCGATTCTTCGCATGCTATCTGTTGAGCTCTCGCAGCCCCCGCTACAAAGGCCACACCTATATTGG ATTCACAGTGAACCCACGGCGTCGTATAAGACAGCACAATGGTGAAATAGCGCAAGGTGCTTGGAGAACGAAGCGGAAGCGTCCATGGGAGATGGTGTTGTGCATCTATGGTTTCCCAACTAACGTTTCTGCTCTCCAG TTTGAATGGGCCTGGCAGCACCCAACTGTATCGAAGGCGGTTAGGCAGGCTGCTGCAAGCTTTAAATCACCACGAGGGCTTGTCAGTAAGATCAAACTTGCATACACCATGCTCACTCTCCCTCCTTGGCAGAG CTTGAACATCACTGTAAAATTCTTTTCAACCCAGTACACCAAACATTCTGCTGGTTGTCCACGACTTCCGGAACAGATGAAGGTCAAAGTCTGCTCTATGGATGAGCTTCCTTCCTGTACTAAACCGTCTGATGACCTTTTGGAAAATGAAGATGAGTGGTGTCATGAAAGGGAATGTGATGAAGATATGAATTCCAGTACACTACCCGAAGAAACATTATTGGACTTCAGGACTCATAATTCAGCAGATGATCAGCAGAGTGATAGTGGCAttagaatgaatgaatga
- the LOC117636529 gene encoding NAC domain-containing protein 71-like, which produces MEESLVPFGFRFRPSDEEIVGSFLYPFLVESKPFMSLYNNFLHACNLFGNNTEPSEIWKKYGGPQLVDTDLYFISKLKKLTPKRMDRRIGNGGTWSETESSKLVHEKVSGNPNPNPIGRKRKFRYENKGSEDHTGWLLDEYSLFDGPKNDYNQRSYDFDFVICRMRKNDRVGIKATNLKRGSQDKEEKKMTTNKKMKTDDQMGSTESSSQQGCSSSPIGGDLVGFDPIDLTIFEENTMADMEQLLGEAWSPSNFEDAVSYDVDPIGETQINFENEENTMADMEQLLGEAWSPSNFENVVSHNVDPIGETQSSQLSNWSQAILNQLLVGL; this is translated from the coding sequence ATGGAAGAGTCTCTTGTGCCGTTCGGTTTTCGTTTCAGACCCTCCGATGAAGAGATTGTGGGTTCCTTTCTTTACCCGTTTTTGGTAGAGAGCAAGCCCTTCATGTCGCTATACAACAATTTCTTGCATGCCTGCAATCTCTTCGGCAACAACACAGAGCCTTCGGAGATCTGGAAAAAATACGGAGGGCCGCAACTCGTTGATACAGACTTGTACTTCATCTCCAAGCTCAAGAAGTTAACCCCCAAGCGGATGGATCGAAGGATTGGCAACGGGGGTACTTGGAGCGAAACTGAATCCTCCAAATTGGTTCATGAAAAGGTCTCTGGAAATCCCAACCCAAACCCCATTGGCCGAAAGAGAAAGTTTCGCTACGAGAATAAAGGTTCCGAGGATCACACAGGGTGGCTGCTAGATGAATATAGTCTTTTCGATGGTCCCAAGAATGACTACAATCAACGTAGTTAcgattttgattttgtcatttgtCGAATGAGGAAGAACGATAGGGTCGGGATCAAGGCAACAAATCTAAAGCGTGGATCAcaagataaagaagaaaagaagatgaccacaaacaaaaagatgaaaacaGATGATCAAATGGGATCAACAGAATCATCATCTCAACAAGGCTGCTCTTCTAGTCCAATTGGTGGTGATCTTGTGGGCTTTGATCCCATTGATCTGACAATCTTTGAGGAAAATACAATGGCCGACATGGAACAACTACTTGGTGAAGCTTGGAGCCCAAGTAATTTTGAGGATGCAGTCTCTTATGATGTTGATCCGATTGGTGAAACCCAAATTAACTTTGAGAATGAGGAAAATACGATGGCCGACATGGAACAACTACTTGGTGAAGCTTGGAGCCCAAGTAACTTTGAGAATGTGGTTTCTCATAATGTTGATCCGATTGGTGAAACCCAAAGTAGCCAATTGTCTAACTGGTCCCAAGCGATATTAAATCAGCTCCTGGTTGGtttataa
- the LOC117614971 gene encoding probable sugar phosphate/phosphate translocator At3g17430, protein MSKMISKPLVLTYFYLFIYILLSSGVILYNKWVLSPKYFNFPLPITLTMIHMGFSGLVAFLLVRVFKVVAPVKMTFEIYATCVIPISAFFASSLWFGNTAYLHISVAFIQMLKALMPVATFIMAVLCGTDKPRCDVFSNMVLVSVGVVISSYGEIHFNVVGTVYQVTGIFAEALRLVLTQVLLQKKGLTLNPITSLYYIAPCSFVFLSVPWLLLEKSSMEVSQIQFNFWIFFSNALCALALNFSIFLVIGRTGAVTIRVAGVLKDWILIALSTVIFPESMITRLNIIGYAIALCGVVMYNYIKVKDVRASQLPSESIPERISKDWKLEKKSSDIFAPNNSGSASDIDVDEETPLTQSTRLSHIGRSQVGNHGA, encoded by the exons ATGTCCAAGATGATCAGCAAACCGCTGGTACTGACTTATTTCTACCTGTTCATCTACATTCTGCTTTCGTCAGGTGTTATATTGTACAACAAG TGGGTTCTGTCTCCAAAATACTTCAATTTTCCATTACCCATAACACTTACGATGATTCATATGGGATTTTCTGGACTCGTAGCATTTTTACTTGTTCGTGTTTTCAAG GTTGTAGCTCCTGTCAAAATGACATTTGAAAT ATATGCAACTTGTGTAATACCAATCAGTGCCTTCTTTGCATCAAGTCTTTG GTTTGGAAACACTGCTTACTTGCATATTTCTGTGGCGTTCATCCAAATGCTCAAAGCCTTAA TGCCAGTGGCTACTTTTATCATGGCTGTTTTGTGTGGCACTGACAAACCAAGGTGCGACGTGTTCTCAAACATGGTGCTGGTCAGTGTTGGAGTTGTCATTTCCTCATATGGGGAGATTCATTTTAACGTAGTTGGTACAGTTTACCAGGTTACGGGCATCTTTGCAGAGGCTCTTAGGCTGGTCTTAACACAAGTCCTTCTCCAGAAGAAGGGCTTGACTCTAAATCCGATCACCAGCTTATACTATATTGCTCCATGCAG cTTTGTCTTCCTGTCTGTGCCCTGGTTATTACTTGAGAAGTCTTCCATGGAAGTTTCACAGATTCAGTTCAACTTCTGGATATTTTTCTCCAATGCTCTTTGTGCTTTGGCGTTgaacttctccattttcttagTAATTGGTAGAACTGGAGCAGTTACCATCCGGGTTGCTGGTGTTCTAAAAGACTGGATATTGATTGCCCTTTCAACTGTTATATTTCCAGAGTCTATGATTACCAGGCTGAACATAATTGGTTATGCCATAG CATTGTGTGGTGTTGTCATGTACAACTATATAAAGGTTAAGGATGTTCGTGCATCTCAACTACCTTCTGAAAGTATTCCGGAGAGAATTTCAAAG GATTGGAAGTTGGAGAAAAAGTCATCTGATATTTTTGCCCCTAACAACAGTGGATCAGCCTCCGATATCGATGTCGATGAAGAGACACCCCTAACTCAATCAACAAGGCTGTCTCATATTGGACGATCGCAGGTTGGCAACCATGGTGCATGA
- the LOC117614198 gene encoding probable receptor-like protein kinase At5g18500, whose product MASGLDTVLAKKTFVFGLRVWVLTGIIVGVFIVMILAVLSVCLTSRKRSRKSNDMLPLSQIPNVSKEIKEIRVDQVSSKNYVPRNSSFLTLSDKFNDRESEKVLIHKNGDSSSRSGSFNNTEKENVGSPSGDEGGAATTYFRPSSHPITAPSPLSGLPEFSRLGWGHWFTLRDLEFATNRFSKDNVIGEGGYGVVYQGNLINGTPVAVKKLLNNLGQAEKEFRVEVEAIGHVRHKNLVRLLGYCIEGTHRLLVYEYVNNGNLEQWLHGAMRHHGYLTWEARMKVLLGTAKALAYLHEAIEPKVVHRDIKSSNILLDDDFNAKISDFGLAKLLGAGKSHITTRVMGTFGYVAPEYANSGLLNEKSDVYSFGVVILEAITGRDPVDYGRPAQEVNLVDWLKVMVGSRRSEEVVDPNIETRPSTSALKRALLTALRCVDPDSNKRPKMGQVVRMLESEEYPIPREDRRGRRSQAGNTEAGSLKDNSDTDRSDNPDIRADSRRNYRK is encoded by the exons ATGGCATCTGGTCTTGATACTGTATTAGCCAAGAAGACGTTTGTTTTCGGCTTAAGAGTTTGGGTCTTAACAGGGATCATTGTGGGGGTTTTTATAGTGATGATTCTTGCAGTGTTATCAGTTTGCCTTACTTCACGAAAGAGATCCAGAAAGTCTAATGACATGCTTCCTCTTAGCCAAATTCCAAATGTTTCAAAGGAAATCAAAGAGATTAGGGTTGATCAAGTTTCATCAAAGAACTATGTACCCCGTAACAGTTCTTTCCTCACCCTTAGTGATAAATTCAATGACAGAGAGTCAGAGAAAGTTTTGATCCATAAGAATGGAGATAGTAGCAGTCGATCAGGCTCATTTAACaatacagaaaaagaaaatgtcgGTTCTCCATCGGGAGACGAGGGTGGTGCTGCAACAACTTATTTCAGGCCCTCTTCACATCCTATCACTGCCCCTTCACCTCTTTCTGGTCTACCTGAATTCTCTCGCCTTGGTTGGGGTCACTGGTTTACATTAAGGGACCTTGAATTTGCAACAAATCGGTTTTCAAAGGACAATGTCATTGGCGAGGGGGGATATGGAGTTGTTTATCAGGGTAATCTGATTAATGGAACTCCTGTGGCTGTGAAGAAGCTACTCAACAACCT AGGACAAGCAGAAAAGGAATTTAGAGTGGAAGTTGAGGCTATTGGGCATGTGAGACATAAAAACTTGGTTCGACTTTTGGGATACTGCATAGAAGGCACCCACAG GTTGCTGGTTTATGAGTATGTCAACAATGGAAACTTGGAGCAATGGCTTCATGGAGCTATGCGTCATCATGGATATCTCACTTGGGAGGCACGCATGAAAGTTCTCCTTGGCACTGCTAAAGC GCTGGCTTATTTGCATGAGGCCATTGAGCCAAAAGTTGTGCATCGAGACATCAAGTCAAGCAATATCTTGCTTGATGATGACTTCAATGCGAAGATATCTGATTTTGGTCTGGCAAAGTTGCTAGGTGCTGGAAAGAGTCATATTACAACTAGAGTTATGGGTACCTTTGG atATGTAGCCCCAGAATATGCCAATTCTGGCCTTTTAAATGAAAAGAGTGATGTTTATAGCTTTGGGGTTGTGATTTTGGAAGCAATTACTGGAAGAGACCCAGTGGATTATGGTAGGCCAGCACAAGAG GTAAATTTGGTAGACTGGCTCAAGGTGATGGTTGGAAGCAGGCGTTCAGAAGAGGTGGTGGATCCGAACATTGAGACCAGGCCATCAACGAGTGCCCTTAAACGAGCCCTCTTGACTGCATTGAGGTGTGTAGATCCAGATTCTAATAAAAGACCTAAGATGGGCCAAGTTGTTCGCATGCTCGAGTCAGAGGAGTATCCCATACCTCGAGAG GACCGAAGAGGTCGAAGAAGTCAAGCAGGGAATACGGAGGCTGGGTCTCTAAAAGACAATTCTGATACAGATAGGAGTGACAACCCGGATATAAGGGCAGATAGCAGAAGGAACTATCGAAAATAG
- the LOC117614811 gene encoding pto-interacting protein 1, which translates to MSCFSCCVQDDIRKASENGPFVANNSAGSSGGYYHRETAPKDTQTVNILPIAVPAIPVDELKDLTDNFGTKSLIGEGSYGRVYHGVLKSGPAAAIKKLDSSKQPDQEFLSQVSMVSRLKHENVVELVGYCIDGPLRLLAYEYAPNGSLHDILHGRKGVKGAQPGPVLSWVQRVKIAVGAARGLEYLHEKAQPHIIHRDIKSCNILLFDDDVAKIADFDLSNQAPDMAARLHSTRVLGTFGYHAPEYAMTGQLSSKSDVYSFGVVLLELLTGRKPVDHTLPRGQQSLVTWATPKLSEDKVKQCVDARLSGEYPSKAVAKLAAVAALCVQYEADFRPNMSIVVKALQPLLNARSGPHH; encoded by the exons ATGAGCTGCTTCAGTTGTTGTGTACAAGATGATATCCGCAAAGCTTCCGAGAATGGACCGTTTGTAGCAAATAACTCAGCAG GCAGTAGTGGAGGTTACTATCACAGAGAAACTGCACCAAAGGATACTCAGACTGTAAATATCCTACCCATTGCTGTCCCTGCCATTCCAGTCGATGAATTAAAAGATTTGACAGATAATTTTGGCACAAAGTCCTTAATTGGTGAGGGTTCATATGGAAGAGTATATCATGGTGTTCTGAAAAGTGGGCCAGCTGCAGCTATTAAAAAGTTAGATTCCAGTAAACAACCTGACCAAGAATTTTTATCACAG GTCTCCATGGTTTCAAGACTAAAACATGAAAATGTTGTTGAGCTTGTTGGTTATTGTATTGATGGTCCTCTCCGTCTCCTTGCCTATGAGTATGCTCCTAATGGGTCACTTCATGATATTCTCCATG GACGGAAAGGTGTTAAGGGAGCACAGCCAGGTCCAGTTCTGTCATGGGTGCAAAGGGTTAAAATTGCTGTTGGAGCAGCAAGAGGACTTGAATATTTACATGAAAAGGCTCAGCCTCATATAATCCATCGTGATATTAAGTCCTGCAATATACTGCtttttgatgatgatgttgcAAAGATTGCTGACTTTGATCTGTCAAATCAAGCCCCTGATATGGCTGCACGTCTTCATTCCACTCGTGTTCTTGGGACTTTTGGTTATCATGCTCCAGA ATATGCAATGACCGGACAGCTGAGTTCAAAAAGTGATGTTTACAGCTTTGGTGTAGTTCTGCTTGAACTCTTGACTGGGCGCAAACCTGTTGATCACACATTGCCACGTGGACAGCAGAGCCTTGTGACGTGG GCAACACCGAAACTCAGTGAAGATAAGGTGAAGCAGTGTGTTGATGCTAGACTCAGTGGAGAATACCCTTCCAAGGCAGTTGCAAAG CTGGCTGCTGTTGCTGCCTTGTGCGTCCAATATGAAGCTGATTTTCGGCCAAATATGAGCATTGTCGTCAAGGCTCTACAGCCGCTATTGAATGCTCGGTCCGGCCCCCACCATTGA